The genomic window TTTCCAACGTAAAAAGCCGTGCATGGCAGAGGGCCCAAGCTTCCCAAAATTTTCCAAACAAATACAATGGTTGCAAAACATCAATCACATGACACGCCATGAATTGGACGCACGTCGTGACAGGTAGTTCCGTTTCTCAATCCAATCCGAAACAAATAACAATCGATAGAAAATGATGTTGCGGGGAGTGGTGAGCCCGGTTGTCGACTTTTGCGCCATTGTTGGGTCCGAGGAGCCAAGGAAACAAAAGCCTTAACAGTCGTAGCATCTGGGCAGCTCAGTATAGTATCTCCCATCTCCCGTTCCCGAAGTTGCTATCTCTATGAAGCGTAAAAGTCGACACATAAGTTGATAATAAAAGCACACTGTAAATCAATAGGAAAGGCCGAGATACGGGGATTGTTGCCGGTGTCCCAAGCATCGTATGGCATTAGccgagagagaaaaaaaagaacaaagatTCGAATGTAGAAAAGAGAAAATGGTATTTGCTCCCGACGCCGACTCCTTCCATGTCTCGATATAATTCTCTCCACACTGTCCACTGGCAACGTCAGTGAGACAAAACGTACATGAGCAAaattcaacaccaacaagaaCGCCAAAGGGTATAGGCAAAGTAGCAGAGCGAGGTTCGGGTCTGGACCCGAACGATTTCACAGAGGCCGTCAACTCCCCGTCAAACTAGCCCCTATTGGTACCGGTTGAACTGAATCACGTCAACCTTGCCATCGGCCCTCGAATACCTGCCTTCAAGAGTCTCAGGGCTGAGACCCTTGAAACGGCCATACTGTGTATCCTGTTGGCGCTGTCCGTTTTGCAAACCGTGCATAAAGACGTCTTGATGTTTTCGTTTGCCCCCTGTAGGAATAATAGGAGACACAGGCACAGGCTCTGTCTGGGCCTCGATAGGGGGTAGAGGTGAAGGGGACACCAGCGCAGCAATCTTGAGCGGTGCCAGGGACGTTTGCGACGTCCGGCGCGGTGGTTGTGGCAGTAATGGCGTAGGCGGGTATGATTGATGCGAGTCCCGCCTCGAGGTCTCCGAATATCTCGATGGGGAGGGTGACACATAATTTCCCGGTGCCCTGTCATAGGAAAGCTCATGCTTGACTGACGGAACAGGAGATGGACAGGTCGAGCTCGGATTGCGTGTATGAGTAGGGTATCCGTAATTGCTCTGTTCCGGCTTCACATAATTCGTCGCCTGACCAGGCGAAGAATATGGTGCGGCAACCGGCAGTTGAACGTGTCCATTCAGAGGGGGAGGCGCCGGATAATGTCGCGGGGTGGCGTATTGGGCAGTAGGATGCTCTCCAAACGACAAATGACAACTACGGCTCGGCGGAGGACCAGAATCATAACCCggaggtggtggaggagcatGATAGGCGTCAACGGCAGAAGGTCGTCGATGCGGCTCAGGTGCGTAGGGGACCCGATGCTCGCTTGAGTTGCTCAAGGATCGGTTTCGGATGCCATGAGGGTCTTCGGGAGCGGGTGTAACGGTTCTGCGGCGAAAGTCCTCCTCTCGTCGCTCGAATGCACTCGACTTCCCATCGCGCTTCCTCATTCGCACATCACGTCGAATTCGAACTCGGCATCCCTGATCCGCAACCGTCTTGCTAAGCTGGGTACTCTCCATCAAGCCAGGGAACTTCTTGGCACTAAAGACGTTGAATGGATTCGTCTTGATTTCCATCCGCCAGTCGACACCGGGCGGCAGGTCGGAATTGGCAGGCTCCATATCAAAGTCTTTTTCCTCCTTGGTAGTCTCGAATAAGCTGAACGAAAGACAAAAGTACCCTTCATGTCGAACGGATAAATCGGGAAAGATGAAGTAACCAGCTTCGGTAGGGCGGTCCAGGTAGGCCATGCCAGAGGCGGGAACGCCGGTCAGAATGGGAGGATTCGTAGCGGCAGCGCTCTGAACTCGGCCGTGGGCCATGGTGCGTGCCTGTTCGAGGCTGGCatataagaaaaagttgGCATTGTAATCGAAGGTGATATCCTTGCCCTCACCAACCGAAGGGCCTTCGATGATGCGTAGTTCCACAACTGGGTGAGGATCAACTGGCCGTCTGTCGCTATTGGCTATCGAAGATGTCAGCATGGGATAACTAGAGGTCAATGGCAGCTACATGCACGATGGCATCGTTTGCAGACAGATTCCCAGGAGCCGGTCCCAtcaaacaagaagaatagCCACATTTCGATATCCGACTGTAAACGACGACAATTAATGGAATGATTTTAGGAATTCGCCCTGACCTTTCATGCCCGAGCCACATGCTCTGGCTCGCTCTGGCTGCTGGAGGACGGTCAACTGATACCAGAGAGTACGATTCTCTCTCGTGACTCGGCGAATGCATTGCACCGAGTCCCGCGACGGATGGGTGGGGATCTGTACAGATGAGGCGGCCATTTTGTCGTAGCAGTCTCAAGGTTGAACAAGTTGAGAAAGCAATCAAATAGGATAAGCTTGAGGAATGTCAGTAAACAATGCATCACGTTGTAGCTCGTTGAGAATACGAGATAAAGTCTGTACACCTGATGGCAACAAGTTGTCCCTCGATGTGATCTGTCACGGCAACGGCTCTGCTTGACCTGTGCCCTTTGACAGAAAAGCGTCGATATCAGGTGTGTACATGCGAGTAGGCAGAGATTATGAAGTGCCAAAGAAACAAAGGTGATTACTCACTGGCACGGCTTGTGTCGGTGAGGCAGTCAGCTAATGAACCGACAAGCCTTGGACGATACGCCGGCGAGCGTTGGGGAGAAGTGAGCTGCCAAAGAGTGTTGAGACGAAGTGTTCCAACATCCAGCGGCTCGGTGCAACCAGGGGTTGTAATATGCAAGCCGTCGACTTTTTTTATCCAGGTGAAGAGACAATGACGTGAGGGAAGGGATTCAACTCCTCAAGTCAGTGGGGAGGAAATCGCTCGTGGAATTGTCGTGGTATTGTCGTGATGGTTGAAGAGGAGAAAGGCGACGAGGAGTGG from Metarhizium brunneum chromosome 2, complete sequence includes these protein-coding regions:
- the veA gene encoding Developmental and secondary metabolism regulator veA, with translation MAASSVQIPTHPSRDSVQCIRRVTRENRTLWYQLTVLQQPERARACGSGMKANSDRRPVDPHPVVELRIIEGPSVGEGKDITFDYNANFFLYASLEQARTMAHGRVQSAAATNPPILTGVPASGMAYLDRPTEAGYFIFPDLSVRHEGYFCLSFSLFETTKEEKDFDMEPANSDLPPGVDWRMEIKTNPFNVFSAKKFPGLMESTQLSKTVADQGCRVRIRRDVRMRKRDGKSSAFERREEDFRRRTVTPAPEDPHGIRNRSLSNSSEHRVPYAPEPHRRPSAVDAYHAPPPPPGYDSGPPPSRSCHLSFGEHPTAQYATPRHYPAPPPLNGHVQLPVAAPYSSPGQATNYVKPEQSNYGYPTHTRNPSSTCPSPVPSVKHELSYDRAPGNYVSPSPSRYSETSRRDSHQSYPPTPLLPQPPRRTSQTSLAPLKIAALVSPSPLPPIEAQTEPVPVSPIIPTGGKRKHQDVFMHGLQNGQRQQDTQYGRFKGLSPETLEGRYSRADGKVDVIQFNRYQ